The region CGCCCGGCCCTGACCACCCCTCCACTCCAGTCAGCCCCGCTGTCGGCATACAGATCCAGCGCACAGCCGAATAACGCGAACCTACACAGCGAGCCGTAGGTCGGTCGTGTCCCTCGCTCACCGCCCGCGCCCGAATACCTGCCGGGCGCCCTGGCTGCTCAGTCCGCTCAGGGTGCCATCCTCCCGGCGGGCTGATCGCGACGCAATGACTCTCCGGGTCAGGGTCGTGCCCGGCGGCGTTGACGGTAGTAGGAGATGGCGATCGCAACGAGCAGACGTCTCCGCCTCCCCCTGCCAGGAGTACTACGGGGGCTCGGGCAGGTAGGGCGGCCATGTCGAGACTCTCGTCGGTGTCCGGGCACGTTTCACCTTCACACCGAAGGCAGCTCAGTCCTGCGCCGTGGTGTTCCGGCCCTCGCCGGGTCTTGAGGAGTGGGCTTGCCCGACTTCCGCCTCACGCAGCTTTGTGCACCACCGACACTCCTCGTGGTCTCCCTCGGGAGCCCCGCGCCGAGAGGCGCCAATCAGCCCTGCGTTGCTTCCGATGCGGTACTCATCATGCGAGTGATTCATGCCGCACCCAACGCCGTACGCTGCCGAACGGTACGGGACAAGACTGTTCTCCCACACCGCTGTGACCAGCACACCGTAAAACCGTGATCGCGTAACAGCCCTGCCACGGAGCCTTCGGGCAACCACCGCCGCCCCGAAACATGACCGCACCCCCGACACCCCCTTCAACTAGCCGCGCTGCGAACCTTCCGCAACAGGGCTTCGGGTGAGCCGCAAGCAACAGGTTCCACCAGCCCTCACGGACACGACCGCCCCATGCCTGCCCGCTGTGAACCAGGACCTGCGTCCGAACGGCACACCGGTTGACAGCGGGGTAATGGGCCGGACGTTGGCCGACCGGCTCATGCCCCGTCAGCTTCCGTCCTGTGCGGTAGCAGGCAAGGCGTTGCCGGTCGCGGGCCAGCGCCTCACCTTCCCTGGCCGTCCGCCTACAGACGCTGCTGGTGGCGGTGTGCAGTGTGCAGTGGCAAGCGTCTCAAGGAGCATCCGCATGCATGGCCCCGTGACAGCACTCTGGCACCTCATCAACACACTCGCCGAGCAGTCCCTCACCGTTCCCGGCGACGGCGGCTGACGGCGCTCAGTAGATACGGTTCTGATCCACTTCTTGTGGGCCGGTTGCAGAGGGTAACGGTGCTCAGTCCGCGAGGAGGATTTGGCGTCGGAGTAGGTCGAACCCGGCCCGGCCGTACCCGTCCCTTTTGATCCGCTTCACTCTGTTGACGTTGCCCTCGACTTTGCCGGAGCTCCATTCCAGGGTGAGTCCGGCGGTGACGGCCTCGAGGTCTTGTCGTAGGCCACGGGCCAGGCTCCGCAGCGGTTTCAGCCCTGTGCGTTCGGCATCGCTGAGCCACTTGTCGAGATCTTGCCGCGGCGCTCGGTCATCATCTGGGCGAAGGCGCGCACGCAGTCGGTGACGGCCTCCAGCTCTGGGCACCGGGCGAGGAGTTGTTTGAGCTTGAGCGCGTTGCACTCGTTGATCTTGTCGGGGTGTGCGGTGATCAGCCAGGTGGCCTTCCGGACGGTCAGTTCTTTGGGCTTGTCGGGTGCGGGTTTGCCGCTGGCCCGTATCTCTTGCAGGTGACGGCGGACGGTCCGCTTGCTGCCGCGGTAGCCGAGCTCGACGATCTCCGCGTGCAGCCGTGCCGAGTCCGTGCAGCCCTCGTTCCAGCGCCGGTGCAGATAGGGAGAGTAGGAATGGATCTGGCCGTAGTTGCGAGGGGCCGGTGGCGAGGGACGCATCGTCAGGGGTGGCGGCGTGTGCGTACCGGCGCACCGTTTTGCGGTCCAGGCCGAGGGTTTCGGCGATCACCTGGATCTGTATGCCCTTGTCATACAGTGCGTGCACGGCGGTGTGACGCTCGTGGCGCTGTATGACGCGCAGCCCCTCCGCCGGCTCCAGCAGCCCCCGGTCGGCCGCCTCGGGCTCGCGCATGGCGGTGACCTCGAGAGGGGTGGTCTCGGCAGGTTCGGCCAGGCAACTTCGGTGTGTGGCAACGCACTTCTCAACGGCCTCGCACAGGTTCTTCCACAAATGGAACCTGTCCGCGACCTGGACCGCGTCGGGACAGGCGGTGCGTACGGCCTCGGCATAGGCGCTGGCCCGGTCCCGGCAGACGATCTCCGCTCCGGGATGTGTGCGGAGCCAGGCGGTGAGGGTCTCCGCGGTCCGGTCGGGCAGGACGTCCACGCGTTCCCCGGTTTCCATGTCCAGGATGATCATCCCGTAGACGTGGCCCTTCTTCAGGGCGAAATCGTCGACACCCAGCACTCGTGGTGCAGCGCCGGCCTGTTTGTCGGGAAGCCTGCGCATCAGTCTGAGCAGGGAGTTCGCGCTTGTCGGGACGGAAAGATGCCCGGCCAGCCGGGCCGCCGGGCGTCCGGCGAGGGCCAGCGCGATCTTCTCCAGCGTTCGACGCAGGGGCGGTGTCCGCCGCGCGAACCGCTCCGTAAGCCCGTCCACCTGCTCGACGAAAGTACGGTGTCCGCACGCCGACGTCGGGCACAGAAATCGCCGTACCAGCAGGTCAATCACGACCTTCCGCCCGGCAACCGCGAGGTCGGCCAGGCGCCGCCGATACACGCCGTGGACGCGGCCGGACGCCGCGCCGCACCCGGGACAGGCCGCCTCCCGGGTCACCGTCCGCGCCACGAGGGCGACCCCGTCGCCGTCCACCTTGGCCTCCTCCACCACCACGGACGCCGGATGGGAGAAGGCCGTCAGGAACACGCTGTAGTCACACGAACGACCATCCTTCCAGCCTGCTGTGACGCCGCGTCACTGGTCCACAAGAAGTGGCTCAGAACCGAACTGGAGTGGCCGTTGACAGGCGGCAGAACCGTTCACGCCTTCCTGCATTGGTAACCAGGGAGGAGAAAGGTGGATGTGAGGCAGCCCATCGCACGGTGCCGCATGTGACCTCCACCGATCCGCATGCGAGGCACAATCCGTAGACGGCGCACCCCGCAGAACCGATAAATCATTACGCCGAATTACTCCAAATGCGACAAGACGGTCACCCGTTTGCCGCGCATCCTGGCTAATCCAGGCAGCGTTGGACTGAATATGACGAAAGTAAGTCGACTGGTCTCCGCAGGACAGCGTCTCACCGGCGCGAAGAGCGCCGCGCCATGTATCCGCATGGGTGAGTGGGTTTTCACGCCGGCTGTTAGTCATCCCCTCAAGGCGTCGAACGCGACCTTGCACGACAAAGACCGGCACGTCGATCTGTGGTACTCCGCCTCGCTCTTGGAGGACTTGCTTGCACGGCTGGACAGCATCGAGGCAGACTTCGCCACCACGTCCACCACAACTGATGTCACGCCCAGCGGTCAGCCCAAACGGCCCTTGCTGGAGTGAGACACGCGGCCGCCACAACCGCCCAGGCCTCTGATCACCCCTGGCGCCTGGACCCGACCAGGGGACGGTTACCCACAGCCAGAGCCACGGGGCAGCCGCTGCCCCTGGTCGACCTGCTCGAGCTCGCCGCCGCCGTAGAGTCCTTCCGCCCGATGACCCAGTATGAACTGGCACCGTCGGGTGAGAAGGCGCCGAGGCCCGTGCGCATGTCTCGGCCGTCAGGGTGCTGCGGCAGTCAACAGTTATTGCCCGCTGGTCCGGGTGGGGTTCCCTGCCGATCGTGTTGGCCAACCAGCCGGAGCTGGCCGACGTGGGAGAGCCTCGCCGAGGAACGCGCCGCTGTGCGTGACCGCTTACGGACACGGACACGCCCTGAGGCCAGCAATGATCACAGCGGACTCATGGCCCACTACCGGACGCTGCCCCCAACTCAGCGCCGGGCCATCGCCGCCGAGACTTCACCCACGCTGCGGGGCCCAGCTCGTCCGCGTCGAGAAGCAGATGGCCAAGGATCGCTCGCCCGGTGCGCTCGCAGCCGTGCTCACCGGCGGCCGCGCGATACCGGCCCGGCATCGCGATTTGACCCCGAAGCCCTAGCTCGGACGCCAGGGAACAAGTAACCCGCCAGTAGCTTTCACGGCTTGCGACTCATTGCGCGTTCGCTGCTGTGGCGGCCTGTTCGTCGTGTTCGCGCAGCATCCGCATGACGGTGGCGGGTGCGGGAGCTGGCTACGGTCCGGCTGTGCGGGTGGGATTTCTGACTGACGAGCAGGCCGGTGCCTACGGGGCCTTCGGTGAAGTGCCAACGCGCCCCGAGCTGGAGCGGCTCTTCTTCCTGGACGACGACGACCGCGACCTGACGGCGGCCGGCCCCGGTCATCACCGACGACATGCTCCACACCATGCTTCGCCGCCGCGACCAACGGCGAGACCATCGAGGACATCCAGTCCGACTTGATCATGCCACCGCATCTACCGGGCGCTGGCCGACCACGAGAAGACCCAGGCGCACCCGGAGGCCGTCGAGGGCCGACTTCGCCGCCCTCCAGCAGCGCGACCGCCGTACCGCTGGCCCCCATGACTGGTAGCCCGGTCGGGTGAACCGGTCGGTGATCGCCTTGTCCCGGAACGGGCCTCCGACAGGCTGACGGCTACCCGCGAGAATGGAGTTCCGTCAGCATGATCAGGCAACACCCAGCCCCGTTGGGAATCTCCACCGGTCTGCCCGGGGGTCTTGGCGCCTCCGCGGCGCACGTGGCCGCTGCCCTGGCAAACGCAGGCGGGGCGCTGCGCCCGCCTGTGTTCGCCATGCCCTATCCGGCCCGGCTCAACCCGTACGTGGACGCGGCCCGCGAGCGGGCTGCTGTCTGGGCCGGGCAGACGGGCCTGACCGGGCCGGGCGGAGTCTGGAGCCAGGAGCACTTCG is a window of Streptomyces agglomeratus DNA encoding:
- a CDS encoding ISL3 family transposase, whose protein sequence is MVVEEAKVDGDGVALVARTVTREAACPGCGAASGRVHGVYRRRLADLAVAGRKVVIDLLVRRFLCPTSACGHRTFVEQVDGLTERFARRTPPLRRTLEKIALALAGRPAARLAGHLSVPTSANSLLRLMRRLPDKQAGAAPRVLGVDDFALKKGHVYGMIILDMETGERVDVLPDRTAETLTAWLRTHPGAEIVCRDRASAYAEAVRTACPDAVQVADRFHLWKNLCEAVEKCVATHRSCLAEPAETTPLEVTAMREPEAADRGLLEPAEGLRVIQRHERHTAVHALYDKGIQIQVIAETLGLDRKTVRRYAHAATPDDASLATGPSQLRPDPFLLSLSAPALERGLHGLGTAARGDRRARLPRQQADRPPSPARDTGQRQTRTRQAQRTDRPEGHLADHRTPRQDQRVQRAQAQTTPRPVPRAGGRHRLRARLRPDDDRAPRQDLDKWLSDAERTGLKPLRSLARGLRQDLEAVTAGLTLEWSSGKVEGNVNRVKRIKRDGYGRAGFDLLRRQILLAD